From Pseudoalteromonas rubra, one genomic window encodes:
- the thrA gene encoding bifunctional aspartate kinase/homoserine dehydrogenase I: MQVLKFGGSSLADYDCLQRVRELILMQGNYEALVVLSAPGGVTDKLVELCELARQGQSFSDQWQALTARLNGLKVQVEAEFGEVAHWPDFSALADKLAGVKLLKQCPDAVQAYVISFGERVSVALMVAMLSKHKAHYLDATACIATNDGYLDAEALLDDSRERFAAQLQAQPAQFYIMPGFTGSNSAGELTTLGRNGSDYSAAIAAACIQAKVCQIWTDVDGVYSADPRLIKKATKVNRLSYKEAMELSYFGAKVLHPKTILPCAKAGVPCEIKNTHAPELPGSVIAAQGGGDEPVKALSSLDKLAMLTVSGPGMKGKVGMAARVFSALAKDNVSIVLITQSSCEFSISFCVHEQDLSLALLALQTAFELEMQAHLIEPIQVRRSLAIVTLVGDNMKSHKGLAAKFFASLAQAQVNIVAIAQDSTESAISAVIQGELCQDAVKVCHENFFTHIPSIDVFLLGCGLVGTELIAQLQRQQSWLAERNIKLNLYGVANSKRCYLNEQGVPFEHWQQVLADAQQGFVLSELESFVRRNHLINPVIVDCSSSQHLADQYHDFLAAGFHVVAANKKANTSDYDYYQALKQVAQQKGRRFLYETNVGAGLPVLDNLQLLFGAGDELLSFSGILSGSLSYIFGELEDGLSLSEATAKAKQSGFTEPDPRDDLSGTDVARKLLIIARESGLALELSDIDVEPVVPADFAAGSSVDEFMAQLHQQDGAFADRIQSAASEGKVLRYVGSIQDGRCRVGIEAVERSHALSDIRDGENALAILSQYYQPKPFVIRGYGAGAEVTAAGVFADILKTLTR, encoded by the coding sequence ATGCAAGTATTGAAGTTTGGAGGATCATCGCTGGCCGATTACGACTGCCTGCAACGAGTTCGTGAGCTTATCCTGATGCAGGGCAACTACGAAGCCTTAGTGGTGCTGTCTGCTCCAGGGGGCGTTACAGATAAACTGGTTGAATTATGTGAACTGGCGCGTCAGGGGCAGAGTTTTAGTGATCAATGGCAAGCCCTGACAGCACGCTTGAATGGCCTTAAAGTGCAGGTTGAAGCTGAATTTGGTGAAGTGGCACATTGGCCTGATTTTTCTGCGCTGGCAGACAAACTGGCAGGCGTAAAACTACTTAAGCAATGCCCGGATGCGGTGCAAGCTTATGTGATCAGTTTTGGTGAGCGTGTGAGTGTGGCGCTGATGGTGGCGATGCTGAGTAAGCATAAAGCCCATTACCTTGATGCCACTGCTTGTATTGCGACGAACGACGGTTATCTGGATGCTGAAGCTTTGCTGGATGACAGCCGTGAGCGCTTTGCAGCGCAATTACAGGCTCAACCGGCACAGTTTTACATTATGCCTGGTTTTACAGGCAGTAATAGCGCTGGTGAATTGACGACCCTCGGACGTAATGGGTCGGATTATTCAGCCGCTATTGCTGCTGCGTGCATTCAGGCCAAGGTTTGTCAGATCTGGACTGATGTCGATGGAGTATACAGTGCCGATCCCCGACTGATTAAAAAGGCCACCAAAGTAAATCGTCTGTCCTATAAAGAGGCGATGGAGCTGTCGTATTTTGGTGCCAAAGTCTTGCATCCTAAAACCATTTTGCCGTGTGCCAAAGCCGGTGTGCCATGCGAAATCAAAAATACTCATGCGCCTGAGCTACCGGGATCTGTGATTGCAGCACAAGGGGGGGGAGACGAGCCAGTTAAAGCACTATCCAGTCTCGATAAGCTGGCAATGTTAACAGTCTCTGGACCGGGCATGAAAGGCAAAGTGGGTATGGCGGCCAGAGTATTTTCGGCGTTGGCCAAGGACAATGTTTCGATTGTTCTTATCACCCAGTCATCCTGTGAATTCAGTATTAGCTTCTGTGTTCATGAACAAGATTTGTCACTAGCATTGCTGGCACTGCAAACTGCTTTTGAGCTTGAGATGCAAGCCCACCTGATTGAGCCAATCCAGGTACGTCGTTCGCTGGCGATTGTTACCCTGGTGGGCGATAACATGAAATCACACAAAGGCTTAGCCGCTAAGTTTTTTGCCTCTTTGGCACAGGCGCAGGTTAATATTGTGGCGATTGCTCAGGATTCTACCGAAAGTGCCATTTCTGCCGTGATCCAGGGCGAGCTTTGTCAGGATGCGGTCAAGGTTTGCCATGAAAACTTTTTCACCCATATTCCCTCAATTGACGTGTTCTTGCTTGGCTGTGGCTTAGTGGGAACTGAGCTGATCGCACAGTTACAGCGCCAGCAAAGTTGGCTGGCGGAGCGCAACATCAAGCTCAACCTCTATGGGGTGGCGAATTCAAAACGCTGTTATCTGAATGAACAAGGGGTGCCTTTTGAGCACTGGCAGCAGGTGTTGGCCGATGCGCAGCAGGGCTTTGTGTTGTCAGAGCTAGAGTCGTTTGTGCGCCGCAATCACCTGATTAATCCGGTGATTGTCGATTGCAGCTCGTCTCAACACTTGGCCGATCAGTATCATGACTTCCTGGCTGCCGGATTTCATGTTGTTGCTGCCAATAAAAAAGCCAATACCAGTGACTACGACTATTACCAGGCGCTAAAACAGGTTGCGCAACAAAAGGGCCGACGCTTTTTATATGAAACCAATGTGGGAGCAGGGCTACCAGTACTCGACAACCTTCAGTTGTTATTTGGTGCAGGTGATGAGCTGTTGTCTTTCAGTGGCATTTTATCGGGCTCATTGTCTTATATCTTTGGCGAGCTGGAAGATGGCCTGAGTCTGTCCGAGGCCACTGCAAAAGCAAAACAAAGCGGCTTTACAGAGCCGGATCCGCGTGACGACCTATCGGGTACAGATGTGGCGCGCAAGCTCCTCATTATCGCCCGTGAATCCGGGTTGGCACTGGAGCTGTCTGATATCGATGTGGAACCAGTTGTGCCTGCTGACTTTGCTGCGGGTAGCTCAGTGGATGAATTTATGGCGCAGCTGCATCAACAGGATGGTGCCTTTGCAGATCGCATTCAAAGTGCGGCCAGTGAAGGCAAAGTGCTGCGCTACGTGGGCAGTATTCAAGATGGTCGCTGTCGGGTGGGTATCGAGGCGGTGGAGCGCTCACATGCGTTGTCGGATATCCGAGATGGTGAAAATGCGCTTGCCATATTAAGCCAGTACTATCAGCCCAAACCATTTGTGATCCGTGGTTATGGCGCCGGAGCGGAAGTAACCGCGGCCGGGGTATTTGCTGATATCTTGAAAACCCTGACGCGCTAG
- a CDS encoding HIT domain-containing protein codes for MNTFQLAPELVRDCIELADWPLCKLLLLNDSQYPWFILVPRVSGMREIIDLSAEQQQLFWQESAQLSHLIKAVFNPHKLNVAALGNMVPQLHVHHIARFEHDAAWPKPVWGQLPPIPYSAKQIAEIKQALDI; via the coding sequence ATGAACACATTTCAACTGGCGCCGGAACTGGTGCGTGATTGTATTGAACTGGCCGACTGGCCATTGTGTAAACTGCTATTACTGAATGACAGTCAGTATCCCTGGTTTATACTGGTGCCACGTGTATCAGGCATGCGTGAGATCATTGATCTCAGTGCAGAGCAGCAACAGCTGTTTTGGCAGGAGTCTGCTCAGTTAAGTCACTTAATTAAAGCTGTTTTCAATCCACATAAATTAAATGTGGCTGCTCTTGGAAACATGGTACCCCAGCTGCACGTTCATCATATTGCGCGTTTTGAGCATGATGCAGCCTGGCCAAAGCCTGTGTGGGGACAACTGCCGCCAATCCCATACAGTGCTAAGCAAATAGCCGAAATAAAACAGGCGCTGGATATCTGA
- a CDS encoding dipeptidyl-peptidase 3 family protein: MKRALVSTAVMLACGMLLSGCSEPQQPKTESQAQQSTTDSGYQLQDLSPERLDIYTQVTLNSDLSHLSDNQKKMLGLLIDASKIMDELFWKQAFGMNKSEFLANIQDAKVRQFADINYGPWDRLNGDKVFLSGFNARAPGAEFYPGDISKAELNQADVKDKAGLYSLIKRDAQGQLYSLPYSEAYQNELNTAAQLLRDASKLAVDKQFSKYLNLRADALVNNSYQTSDFAWMDMKNNPIDVVIGPIETYEDQLFGYRTAFESYVLVKDMAWSERLAKFAAFLPELQQGLPVDEKYKQEVPGSDADLNAYDVIYYAGHSNAGSKTIAINLPNDEEVQLQKGTRRLQLKNAMQAKFDKILVPIAEQLIVPAQRKHITFDAFFANTMFHEVAHGLGIKNTITGKGTVRQSLQEHASALEEGKADILGLYMVEQLLKKGEITEGTLEDYYVTFMAGIFRSVRFGASSAHGKANMIRFNFFKQEGAFSKNADGLYAVDMAKMGAAMEKLSNLILTLQGDGDYQKVDQLLATHGDIKAELQADLDKLAAANIPVDVTFKQGKAVLGL; this comes from the coding sequence ATGAAACGCGCACTCGTATCCACGGCGGTCATGCTGGCCTGTGGCATGCTGCTCAGCGGCTGTTCTGAGCCACAGCAACCCAAGACTGAAAGTCAGGCACAACAGAGCACAACAGACAGCGGCTATCAGCTACAAGACCTGTCGCCAGAGCGACTGGATATCTATACCCAAGTCACCCTGAATAGCGACCTGTCACACCTCAGTGACAACCAGAAAAAAATGCTGGGGTTATTGATAGACGCGTCTAAAATCATGGATGAGCTGTTTTGGAAGCAAGCATTTGGCATGAACAAATCGGAGTTTCTGGCCAATATTCAGGACGCGAAGGTACGCCAGTTCGCTGACATTAACTATGGTCCCTGGGACCGCCTGAATGGTGACAAAGTATTCCTCAGTGGCTTTAATGCTAGAGCCCCCGGCGCCGAGTTCTACCCTGGGGATATCAGTAAAGCCGAACTTAATCAGGCGGATGTGAAAGACAAAGCGGGCTTGTACTCTTTAATAAAGCGCGATGCGCAAGGCCAGCTGTATAGTCTCCCCTACTCAGAAGCCTATCAGAATGAATTAAACACGGCAGCTCAGCTATTGCGTGATGCCAGCAAACTGGCGGTGGATAAACAATTTTCTAAGTACTTAAATTTACGTGCAGACGCGCTGGTTAATAACAGTTACCAAACCTCTGACTTCGCCTGGATGGATATGAAAAATAACCCCATAGACGTGGTGATTGGTCCCATCGAAACCTACGAAGATCAGCTCTTTGGTTACCGTACTGCGTTCGAATCTTATGTCCTGGTTAAAGACATGGCCTGGAGTGAACGTCTGGCAAAGTTTGCCGCTTTCCTACCTGAACTGCAGCAGGGATTACCAGTAGATGAAAAGTACAAGCAGGAAGTGCCTGGTTCAGATGCTGACCTCAATGCGTACGATGTCATTTACTATGCCGGCCACTCTAACGCCGGGAGTAAAACCATTGCCATTAACCTGCCAAACGATGAAGAAGTTCAGCTCCAAAAGGGCACGCGTCGCCTGCAGTTGAAAAATGCGATGCAGGCCAAGTTCGACAAAATCCTAGTGCCCATTGCTGAGCAGTTGATTGTCCCTGCACAACGTAAACATATTACCTTTGATGCCTTTTTTGCCAACACCATGTTCCACGAAGTGGCGCATGGCCTGGGGATTAAAAACACCATTACAGGCAAAGGCACGGTGCGTCAGTCACTGCAAGAGCATGCCAGCGCCCTGGAAGAAGGCAAAGCCGATATACTTGGTCTGTATATGGTTGAGCAACTGCTGAAAAAAGGCGAGATCACAGAAGGCACGCTGGAAGACTATTATGTCACCTTTATGGCCGGAATTTTCCGCTCTGTGCGCTTCGGCGCATCCAGTGCCCATGGTAAAGCCAACATGATCCGGTTTAATTTCTTCAAACAGGAAGGCGCATTTTCAAAAAATGCGGATGGCCTTTATGCTGTAGATATGGCGAAAATGGGGGCAGCCATGGAAAAGCTGTCTAACCTGATCCTGACCCTGCAAGGCGATGGTGACTACCAAAAAGTCGATCAATTACTGGCCACCCATGGCGATATCAAAGCTGAGCTTCAGGCCGACCTGGACAAACTGGCGGCAGCCAATATTCCGGTTGATGTGACCTTTAAACAAGGCAAAGCCGTATTGGGCTTGTAA
- the thrC gene encoding threonine synthase encodes MKLVNLKDDTQTVSFIEAVKTGLGRNQGVFFPTELVPLTDVDSLLAQPFAQRSAAILKHLIGDELPLDSLQSMCEQAFDFPAKLVQVEENKYCLELFHGPTLAFKDFGGRFMAQCIGAFSQGERVTILTATSGDTGAAVAHAFYQMPGVDVVILYPQGKISLAQQKLFTTLGENIHCYAVEGSFDDCQALVKQAFLDDEVKQTLGLNSANSINISRLLAQVCYYFEAFAQLTVAEREQVHVSVPSGNFGNVCAAMIAAALGLPVKRLSATTNQNDTVPRYLDSGQWQPNATLESISNAMDVSKPNNWPRVESMLDSGYFPKYEFYSRSVSEERTQEVMRQVAKGGYVTEPHTAIAYEGLQLDGQPEETGIFLATAHPAKFRETVEAVLEQAIEMPETLASALEKPCLAEPLSTDYAALKQAVLTRLAR; translated from the coding sequence ATGAAACTGGTGAATTTAAAAGATGATACTCAGACAGTATCCTTTATTGAAGCGGTTAAAACGGGTCTTGGCCGTAATCAGGGGGTGTTTTTCCCAACTGAGCTTGTGCCACTGACTGACGTTGATAGTTTGTTGGCACAACCGTTTGCACAGCGCAGTGCCGCGATTTTGAAACATCTCATTGGAGATGAGTTGCCGCTCGACTCACTACAGAGCATGTGTGAGCAGGCATTTGATTTTCCGGCTAAATTAGTACAAGTTGAAGAAAATAAATATTGCCTGGAGCTTTTTCATGGGCCTACGCTTGCCTTTAAAGACTTTGGCGGCCGGTTTATGGCGCAGTGTATTGGTGCGTTTAGCCAGGGCGAACGGGTGACCATATTGACTGCAACCAGTGGTGACACTGGTGCTGCGGTCGCACATGCGTTTTATCAAATGCCAGGCGTTGACGTGGTGATCCTGTATCCGCAGGGTAAAATTTCGCTGGCGCAACAAAAGCTGTTTACCACACTCGGAGAAAATATTCATTGTTACGCCGTTGAGGGCAGTTTCGATGACTGTCAGGCTCTGGTAAAACAGGCTTTCCTGGATGATGAAGTTAAGCAAACTCTGGGACTGAATTCAGCCAACTCAATCAACATCAGTCGCCTGCTGGCCCAGGTGTGTTATTACTTCGAGGCCTTTGCCCAGCTTACAGTCGCAGAGCGTGAGCAGGTTCATGTCTCCGTACCGAGCGGTAATTTCGGTAATGTGTGTGCGGCTATGATAGCCGCGGCGCTGGGACTGCCTGTGAAGCGCCTCAGTGCAACCACCAACCAGAATGACACTGTGCCTCGTTATCTGGATTCTGGTCAGTGGCAACCCAATGCGACTTTGGAATCTATTTCTAATGCGATGGATGTGAGTAAACCTAATAACTGGCCTCGCGTGGAATCTATGTTAGATAGTGGATACTTTCCAAAGTATGAGTTTTATTCACGTTCAGTATCGGAAGAGCGAACGCAGGAAGTCATGCGTCAGGTTGCAAAAGGAGGGTATGTGACAGAACCGCATACCGCCATCGCCTACGAAGGGCTTCAGCTGGATGGACAGCCTGAAGAAACCGGTATTTTCCTGGCGACGGCGCACCCTGCTAAATTCAGAGAAACAGTGGAAGCTGTGCTGGAACAGGCGATTGAGATGCCTGAGACACTGGCAAGTGCGCTGGAAAAGCCGTGTCTGGCTGAACCTTTGTCTACGGATTACGCTGCACTCAAACAGGCTGTACTGACACGTTTGGCGCGTTAA
- a CDS encoding response regulator has protein sequence MSYSVLVCDDSVVARKQVVRCLNGIIDADICQASNGREALEVLAERHIDLLCLDLTMPVLDGIGVLETIKRQVIETYVVVISADIQDEMKTRVAKLGALEFLEKPVKPEPLQATLSKFGIR, from the coding sequence ATGAGCTACTCTGTATTAGTCTGTGACGATTCAGTCGTTGCCCGCAAACAAGTCGTCCGATGTCTCAATGGGATCATTGATGCTGACATTTGCCAAGCCAGTAACGGGCGTGAAGCTCTGGAGGTGCTGGCTGAACGACATATCGATTTACTGTGCCTGGACCTGACCATGCCTGTGTTGGATGGTATCGGAGTGCTTGAAACGATCAAGCGTCAGGTGATTGAAACCTATGTCGTGGTAATTTCTGCCGATATTCAGGACGAAATGAAAACACGAGTTGCGAAGCTGGGGGCACTTGAATTTTTGGAAAAGCCGGTGAAACCAGAACCCTTACAGGCAACGCTTAGCAAGTTCGGTATCCGTTAA
- a CDS encoding sensor histidine kinase: MLQKSLSKKLLTNVLSVYFLLTFVVTCGQVVAEYVNTKDYIRNELTMLQKTFSRSLTRAIWELNTKQTVTTAEGLLAIPMIEGIIVRDDSGEIISQLGRSLNIHELYSQQLVQEEALIEDTPSGLFGYTFPLIFEFSGRATQVGDVTLFSSREVVFSRIMISIYFLIGNAMVKTTFLIILFLLAFRKLLTEPLTDLTEQIDDFEIDNVDGHKIDIDTTERNELKVMEEAFNKLIDRIADYRKKLDHAQKELLISNEKLDQHNIQLEQEVARKTSNLSQAMMDLQQQKYELEKQKLTLTEEIDLRRQTEEELLTKQKELEKYVDELNMAQERLVGSEKMAALGGLVAGITHDINTPVGIGVTATSFLEERLQRLETAYRDKTLSPKALEEFINEAKQSTSLLTTNLDRASELVASFKQIAVDQASEAVRTINFKQYLGEVIRSLHPKLKKTAHIVNVDCPEELTLHLPAGAISQIFTNLIMNSLIHGFEGVAQGTIDIEIREENNDVFIVYKDNGKGVSKAQLEKLFDPFFTTKREQGGSGLGTHITFNLVKQTLNGDIEVNSEEGQGLTYYIRFPKELQKNVAMFS, encoded by the coding sequence ATGCTGCAAAAAAGTCTGTCTAAGAAGCTGCTCACAAACGTCTTGTCGGTTTACTTTTTGCTCACCTTTGTCGTGACTTGTGGACAAGTGGTGGCCGAATATGTCAACACTAAGGACTATATTCGCAATGAGTTAACTATGCTGCAAAAAACTTTTAGTCGCAGCCTGACTCGCGCTATCTGGGAGCTCAATACCAAACAAACCGTCACCACCGCTGAGGGCTTGTTGGCCATACCTATGATCGAAGGGATCATAGTGCGTGATGATAGCGGCGAGATCATTTCTCAGTTGGGACGCTCGCTCAACATTCATGAGCTATACAGCCAGCAACTCGTGCAAGAAGAAGCACTCATTGAGGATACGCCGTCAGGTCTATTTGGCTACACCTTTCCGCTGATCTTCGAGTTTTCCGGCAGAGCTACGCAAGTAGGCGATGTAACGCTGTTTTCAAGCCGGGAAGTCGTGTTCAGCCGCATAATGATCTCCATTTATTTTCTGATTGGTAATGCGATGGTCAAAACCACCTTTTTGATTATCTTGTTCTTACTCGCTTTCAGAAAATTACTCACCGAACCTCTCACCGACCTGACCGAGCAGATTGACGATTTTGAAATCGACAATGTCGATGGTCACAAAATAGACATTGATACCACAGAACGCAACGAGCTCAAGGTGATGGAAGAAGCCTTCAACAAACTCATTGATCGCATCGCTGATTATCGAAAGAAACTCGATCATGCGCAAAAAGAGTTGTTGATAAGTAATGAAAAACTCGATCAGCACAACATTCAGTTAGAACAAGAGGTGGCACGCAAAACATCTAACCTGTCACAGGCTATGATGGATCTGCAGCAGCAAAAATATGAGCTGGAGAAGCAAAAGCTGACTCTGACAGAAGAGATCGATCTCAGACGCCAGACCGAAGAAGAGCTGTTGACCAAGCAAAAAGAACTGGAAAAGTATGTTGATGAACTCAACATGGCGCAGGAGCGTCTGGTTGGTTCAGAAAAAATGGCAGCATTAGGTGGTCTGGTAGCAGGGATCACCCACGACATCAATACCCCTGTCGGCATCGGCGTTACGGCAACCTCATTCCTGGAAGAGCGCCTGCAAAGGCTGGAAACTGCATATCGAGATAAGACGCTTTCACCCAAAGCGCTGGAAGAATTCATCAATGAAGCAAAACAAAGTACCAGCTTACTGACCACCAACCTCGACCGGGCGTCAGAGCTGGTCGCCAGCTTTAAACAAATTGCGGTTGATCAGGCCAGTGAAGCGGTACGCACCATTAACTTTAAACAGTACCTGGGCGAAGTCATCCGCTCTTTACACCCCAAACTCAAAAAAACCGCGCACATTGTCAACGTAGACTGCCCGGAAGAATTAACCCTGCACCTGCCCGCTGGGGCCATCAGCCAGATTTTCACTAATCTGATTATGAACTCCCTGATCCATGGCTTTGAAGGCGTTGCGCAAGGCACCATAGACATTGAGATCAGAGAAGAAAATAACGATGTCTTTATCGTTTACAAAGACAACGGTAAAGGCGTTAGCAAGGCACAGCTTGAAAAACTGTTTGACCCTTTCTTTACCACCAAGCGTGAACAAGGCGGCAGCGGACTAGGCACACACATTACTTTTAACCTGGTTAAGCAGACCCTGAATGGCGACATTGAAGTTAATTCAGAAGAAGGACAAGGGCTAACTTACTATATTAGGTTCCCTAAAGAACTACAGAAGAACGTGGCAATGTTCAGTTAA
- the thrB gene encoding homoserine kinase, translating into MKRFYAPASIGNFCVGFDSLGAAIAPLDGTLLGDVVSAEAAVQDSFECIGPYADKLPSGAEENLAYQCLVHFREHVAATMPGVKLTLEKRLPIGSGLGSSACSVVATFAALDAFAQTQLSQTQMIELMADFEGKVSGGRHYDNITPCYLGGLQLTAELIPDRALSLPSDDNWRLVVAYPGFALNTAAARAVLPQQLATHDAVEFAQRLSAFTLLMTQHQFDKAVALMRDEIAEPSRAPLIKGFAEAKQSLPELGALMVSISGAGPTLLALCDNDQDAQRCQLWLQQHYLNEHGFSHICRIDPQGTREIKEGE; encoded by the coding sequence ATGAAACGATTTTATGCACCCGCATCCATCGGCAATTTTTGTGTCGGTTTTGATTCTCTGGGCGCTGCGATAGCCCCGCTTGATGGCACTTTACTGGGTGATGTAGTGAGTGCTGAGGCAGCCGTACAGGACAGCTTTGAATGTATTGGTCCTTATGCCGATAAATTACCGTCGGGAGCCGAGGAAAACCTGGCTTATCAATGTCTGGTCCATTTCAGGGAGCATGTCGCTGCGACTATGCCCGGGGTCAAGTTGACGCTGGAGAAACGCCTGCCAATTGGCTCAGGGCTCGGGTCTAGTGCCTGTTCAGTGGTCGCGACGTTCGCGGCGCTGGATGCCTTTGCACAGACTCAATTGTCTCAGACGCAGATGATTGAGCTGATGGCTGATTTTGAAGGTAAAGTCAGTGGCGGACGCCACTATGACAATATCACGCCTTGCTATTTGGGTGGGTTACAGCTGACAGCTGAGTTAATACCGGACAGAGCACTGAGCTTACCGAGTGATGACAACTGGCGACTGGTGGTCGCTTATCCTGGCTTTGCACTGAATACGGCGGCGGCCAGGGCTGTATTGCCACAACAGCTGGCGACACACGATGCGGTAGAATTTGCTCAGCGATTAAGCGCCTTTACGCTTCTCATGACTCAGCACCAATTTGATAAGGCTGTGGCCTTGATGCGTGATGAGATTGCCGAGCCATCCAGGGCACCCTTGATAAAAGGGTTTGCGGAGGCCAAACAAAGTTTGCCTGAATTAGGCGCACTCATGGTTAGCATTTCTGGCGCCGGGCCTACCTTGTTAGCATTGTGCGACAATGATCAGGATGCACAGCGATGCCAGCTATGGCTACAACAGCACTATTTAAATGAACATGGCTTCAGCCACATTTGCCGAATAGACCCACAGGGTACAAGAGAGATAAAGGAAGGAGAGTAG
- the rdgC gene encoding recombination-associated protein RdgC, which yields MWFSNLICYRFKQDVSYAQEDFEAALEHDVFRPCGSQDMSTFGWAKALGKHGQTLSHFSQHCILVCAKREEKVLPASVINEMVAEKIESIEQEENRPVKKKEKDEIKENITATLLPQAFKKSSLQFAFIDQKNGWLIVNSASFNKAEELTALLRKSLGTLPIVPAFANYDLDLFLTDWLTKFEVPEGFAIGSDAELQEADDNGAQVKLKQHDLAGDEIKLHLEHGKRVTKLGMDWRERVQFTLQNDGSIKRLSFSDTLKEQNADIPKEDMAVKLDADFILVSEEIKELLEELSQGLGDQDDL from the coding sequence ATGTGGTTTAGCAATCTTATCTGTTACCGTTTTAAACAAGACGTCTCCTATGCTCAGGAAGACTTTGAAGCAGCACTGGAGCACGACGTTTTTCGTCCGTGCGGTAGCCAGGACATGAGCACCTTTGGCTGGGCCAAAGCCCTTGGGAAACATGGCCAGACACTGAGCCACTTTTCTCAGCACTGTATTCTGGTTTGTGCCAAGCGGGAAGAAAAAGTTCTGCCAGCCTCTGTAATCAATGAAATGGTTGCAGAAAAGATCGAGTCGATCGAGCAAGAAGAGAATCGCCCGGTCAAGAAAAAAGAAAAAGACGAAATTAAAGAAAATATCACTGCAACCTTGTTGCCTCAGGCGTTCAAAAAGTCCAGCCTGCAATTTGCTTTTATCGACCAGAAAAATGGCTGGTTAATCGTCAACAGCGCCAGCTTTAATAAAGCGGAAGAGCTGACCGCGTTACTGAGAAAATCCCTCGGCACCTTGCCTATCGTCCCGGCCTTTGCAAATTATGATTTGGATCTGTTCCTGACCGACTGGCTCACCAAATTCGAAGTCCCTGAAGGGTTTGCAATCGGCTCTGATGCCGAATTACAAGAAGCCGATGACAATGGTGCACAGGTTAAACTTAAACAGCATGACCTGGCCGGCGATGAGATCAAATTGCACCTGGAACATGGTAAGCGCGTAACGAAACTGGGTATGGACTGGCGTGAACGCGTGCAGTTTACCCTGCAAAATGATGGTTCAATCAAGCGCCTGAGTTTCAGCGACACACTGAAAGAGCAAAATGCCGACATCCCTAAAGAGGACATGGCGGTCAAGCTCGATGCAGACTTTATCCTGGTCTCTGAGGAAATCAAAGAGCTGCTAGAAGAGCTGTCACAAGGGCTCGGCGATCAGGACGACCTGTAG
- a CDS encoding HDOD domain-containing protein, translating into MSTENALLTILIDKINNDTLVLPTLPEIAVRVRQAADDPEVNLMQMSEVISHDPALAARMIKVANSAFLGRTVKVNTLNQAVTRIGLRQVKNVATAMAMEQLFVSQNKLIKTYMDKAWQKTLKVACQAITTMDFYLRINKHTSLNKDTITLASLVFNIGVLPILTEAENHPEVFANPSFLAHAIQKLGGRIGGAIMREWGFTEEFVEVAESWANPNYKPGHVCYVDFIRVGAIVEGILQVSDKAAALHIYEEKGVLGSVDMFYDDAYQDMLNDIKAAFS; encoded by the coding sequence ATGTCTACTGAAAATGCCTTGTTGACGATTCTGATTGATAAAATAAACAACGATACCCTGGTACTACCTACCTTGCCTGAAATAGCTGTAAGGGTCCGGCAGGCTGCGGATGACCCGGAAGTTAATTTGATGCAAATGTCCGAGGTGATTTCTCATGATCCCGCACTGGCGGCACGTATGATTAAAGTGGCTAACAGTGCATTTCTGGGCCGTACTGTAAAAGTTAACACGCTTAATCAGGCCGTTACCCGGATAGGTTTGCGTCAGGTCAAGAATGTCGCCACAGCAATGGCGATGGAGCAGCTGTTTGTCTCGCAAAATAAGCTGATCAAAACATATATGGATAAAGCTTGGCAGAAGACGCTGAAAGTAGCCTGTCAGGCGATCACCACGATGGACTTTTATCTGCGCATTAACAAGCATACATCGCTCAATAAAGACACCATCACGCTGGCGTCACTGGTATTCAATATCGGGGTACTTCCCATCCTCACTGAAGCTGAAAATCATCCCGAAGTATTCGCCAACCCGAGCTTTTTAGCGCATGCGATCCAAAAGCTGGGTGGTCGCATAGGGGGGGCAATTATGCGTGAGTGGGGGTTCACGGAAGAGTTTGTTGAAGTCGCTGAAAGTTGGGCTAATCCAAACTATAAACCCGGACATGTTTGTTACGTGGACTTTATCCGTGTTGGCGCCATTGTTGAGGGCATATTGCAAGTGTCTGATAAGGCCGCGGCACTGCATATCTACGAAGAGAAGGGCGTGCTGGGCTCAGTGGATATGTTTTATGATGATGCCTATCAGGACATGCTGAACGACATTAAAGCGGCATTTTCGTAA